Proteins encoded together in one Penicillium digitatum chromosome 1, complete sequence window:
- a CDS encoding Fatty acid hydroxylase encodes MQVGTSSSSLLFLTSGFSTSAFSFSSLCIPKYTTLTMNSTVLSSGTYWDQFEEIGKYNAELNVAERLWAAWYAWMQNDVLATGIMSFAMHELVYFGRSLPWIFIDTFGMFKQYKIQGNKVPSLREQWDCAKFVLLSHFTVELPQIWLFHPLAQFCGLSTSIPFPTLWTMAYQIAIFFVMEDTWHYFSHRALHWGPLYKAIHKIHHQYSAPFGLAAEYASPIEVMILGFGTIGCPIVWCAMTGELHILTMYIWIVLRLFQAIDAHSGYEFPWSLHHFLPFWAGADHHDLHHEKFIGNYASSFRWWDYCLDTDYTPEALKRRRENKATVSKAQ; translated from the exons ATGCAAGTGGG cacatcatcttcttctttgctctTTCTGACTTCTGGCTTCTCAACTTcagctttttctttttcttctctttgcaTTCCAAAATATACGACCTTGACAAT GAATTCAACGGTCTTGTCCTCGGGGACCTACTGGGACCAATTCGAGGAGATTGGCAAGTACAATGCGGAGCTGAATGTGGCAGAGAGGTTGTGGGCAGCCTGGTATGCTTGGATGCAGAACGATGTCCTGGCCACTGGAATCATGTCATTCGCCATGCATGAACTGGTCTACTTCGGTCGCTCGCTGCCTTGGATTTTCATCGACACATTCGGCATGTTCAAGCAATACAAGATTCAGGGT AACAAGGTCCCATCGCTGCGGGAACAGTGGGATTGCGCCAAATTCGTGCTCTTGAGCCATTTCACTGTTGAACTCCCCCAGATTTG GCTCTTCCATCCCTTGGCACAATTCTGTGGACTCTCAACTTCGATCCCATTCCCTACCCTCTGGACCATGGCATATCAAATTGCAATTTTCTTTGTGATGGAAGATACCTGGCATTACTTCTCCCACCGTGCGCTTCATTGGGGTCCCCTCTACAAGGCCATTCACAAAATTCATCACCAGTACTCGGCTCCTTTCGGCTTGGCTGCTGAATATGCCTCACCAATTGAAGTGATGATCTTGGGCTTCGGAACCATTGGGTGCCCGATCGTTTGGTGTGCGATGACAGGTGAACTGCACATTCTGACCATGTACATCTGGATCGTCTTGCGCTTGTTCCAGGCCATTGATGCTCACAGTGGTTATGAATTCCCATGGAGTCTGCATCATTTCCTTCCCTTCTGGGCTGGTGCCGATCACCACGATCTCCACCATGAGAAGTTCATCGGCAACTATGCCAGCAGCTTCCGGTGGTGGGATTATTGTCTTGACACTGATTACACTCCAGAGGCGCTGAAGCGCCGAAGGGAAAACAAAGCCACTGTTTCGAAGGCCCAATAA
- a CDS encoding Small GTPase superfamily: MAGTRNYDFLIKLLLIGDSGVGKSCCLLRFSEDSFTPSFITTIGIDFKIRTIELDGKRVKLQIWDTAGQERFRTITTAYYRGAMGILLVYDVTDERSFQNIRTWFSNVEQHASEGVHKILIGNKCDWEEKRAVSTEQGQQLADELGIPFLEVSAKNNINIEKAFYSLASDIKKGMDTSKTEQSGSQGVNIDQQGSGPNGNSGGKCC, encoded by the exons ATGGCTGGCACACGGAATTATGATTTCCTG ATTAAACTGCTGTTGATCGGGGACTCGGGCGTGGGTAAATCATGTTGTCTGTTGCGATTCAGCGAAGACTCTTTTACCCCATCATTCATTACTACAATTGGGATTGATTTCAAAATTCGTACGATCGAACTGGACGGCAAGAGGGTGAAGTTGCAGATCTGGGACACTGCAGGCCAGGAGCGCTTCCGCACTATCACGACGGCATACTATCGAGGTGCCATGGGTATTTTGCTGGTCTATGACGTGACTGATGAAAGATCATTCCAAA ACATTCGGACCTGGTTTTCAAACGTTGAGCAACATGCCAGTGAAGGTGTACACAAGATCCTCATCGGAAATAAATGCGACTGGGAAGAGAAAAGGGCGGTCTCTACTGAACAAGGCCAGCAGCTTGCCGATGAACTCGGCATTCCCTTCCTCGAGGTTTCCGCCAAGAACAACATCAACATTGAGAAGGCGTTCTATAGCCTTGCATCGGATATCAAGAAAGGGATGGACACCTCTAAGACCGAACAATCTGGCTCTCA
- a CDS encoding Nuclear control of ATP synthase 2: MSVIRETVCGVNIQLDRLQQHITNPLRLEATELSNESLESNGQLQNLINSISVTSKTQSLLHPTRLADLLSDTFSRLQVQATLYEGNNTQLSYHVWIVAAKAAIQASGLVMNTLLDQTLQLHDESYYWGEMLGSIWYSGLYAIQKSPGQFCQWTKDACVAQTSQGTPSITARWSRFYQIACQSAWKLGGNSMRAQFLFPIRSSRAEMRQKRDLLLKMKDLHTSSLGLLMEGWHLFKANDTANLSPGTTNAQWCDAVHRAVILIEAIFHHIALEPSTHELEQGVFAILKGDFDSIEMHAQCENPVHKPLDLIERLVHILREKLPNHTTSMSLFIRRHGRSSCIVRYWLPVSTALLLGSASMSFLANRQEEIIQSIIDIGSTTIDFWGNWVVHPIRKLIGTIRHDEKSEIAIMSKNSLLADRASLERMVVDFVLDRPDLHQGIVADTTAIVNSVKEGDLTPVLKAYERDLRSPFVGTFRGDLIRALLIQIQKTKVDVEIAISGIDALLKSQELVFGFVGLTPGILVSFATMRWLGGLLGSRRGLRKGQQQQKLRRGLRNMARILTSSAAFSNRTIAYKDSGQLICEAEALLQHMKIISGSMQYEEFREDIQDLLNVQNGVDKQLRVIERMRWAYFQ, encoded by the exons ATGTCTGTTATACGAGA AACTGTTTGTGGCGTCAACATTCAGCTTGATCGCCTTCAACAACACATTACAAACCCACTGAGATTGGAGGCTACGGAGTTATCCAATGAATCTCTTGAGTCAAATGGCCAACTGCAAAATCTCATCAACTCCATTTCGGTGACTTCTAAGACCCAATCCCTTTTACACCCCACTCGGTTGGCCGATCTACTTTCGGATACTTTCTCTCGCCTCCAAGTGCAGGCCACTCTCTATGAAGGAAACAATACACAACTCTCGTATCATGTATGGATAGTGGCCGCAAAGGCTGCCATTCAGGCATCGGGACTGGTCATGAATACCCTCCTAGATCAAACACTTCAGCTTCACGATGAGTCCTATTACTGGGGTGAGATGCTTGGGTCGATCTGGTACAGTGGTCTGTATGCCATTCAAAAGTCTCCGGGACAGTTCTGCCAGTGGACGAAGGATGCATGCGTCGCTCAAACGTCTCAAGGAACTCCATCCATTACTGCCAGGTGGTCTCGATTTTACCAGATTGCGTGCCAAAGTGCTTGGAAACTCGGAGGAAATTCCATGCGCGCCCAATTTTTGTTCCCAATCAGATCATCACGGGCTGAAATGCGACAAAAACGAGACTTGCtcttgaagatgaaagaCCTCCATACCAGCAGCCTTGGCCTTTTGATGGAGGGATGGCATCTTTTCAAGGCGAATGACACCGCGAATTTAAGCCCTGGGACAACGAACGCCCAATGGTGCGACGCAGTTCACAGAGCAGTGATCCTGATCGAAGCCATCTTTCATCACATAGCACTTGAGCCTAGCACTCACGAACTGGAACAGGGAGTATTCGCCATCCTAAAGGGGGATTTTGACAGTATTGAAATGCACGCACAATGTGAGAATCCCGTGCATAAACCTTTGGATTTGATTGAGCGACTTGTGCATATTCTTCGAGAGAAGCTGCCAAACCATACCACTTCAATGTCATTATTTATTCGTCGCCACGGGCGCTCTTCATGCATAGTCCGCTATTGGTTACCAGTCTCAACCGCTCTCCTTTTGGGAAGTGCATCGATGAGTTTTTTGGCCAACCGACAAGAGGAAATCATCCAGTCAATTATCGATATCGGTTCCACCACTATTGATTTCTGGGGTAATTGGGTTGTGCACCCAATCCGAAAACTCATTGGGACAATCAGGCATGACGAAAAGAGTGAAATTGCGATCATGAGTAAGAATAGCCTGCTGGCTGATCGGGCAAGTCTAGAGAGAATGGTAGTGGACTTTGTTCTCGATCGCCCGGACCTTCACCAGGGTATAGTGGCGGATACCACCGCCATCGTCAACTCTGTCAAGGAGGGTGATTTAACTCCCGTTCTCAAAGCATATGAAAGGGACCTGCGGTCGCCATTTGTTGGGACCTTTAGAGGCGATCTCATCCGTGCCCTCTTGATCCAGATCCAGAAGACGAAGGTCGACGTGGAAATTGCCATCAGCGGTATCGATGCTTTGCTGAAGAGCCAGGAGCTTGTATTCGG GTTTGTTGGGTTGACTCCTGGGATCTTGGTTTCCTTTGCAACTATGAGGTGGCTAGGTGGTCTTCTCGGCAGCCGACGAGGATTGCGAAAGGGCCAGCAGCAACAAAAATTGAGACGTGGATTACG GAATATGGCTCGCATTTTGACCTCTTCTGCAGCTTTTTCCAACCGGACTATCGCTTACAAGGACTCTGGGCAATTGATCTGTGAGGCAGAGGCTCTCCTCCAACATATGAAGATAATTTCTGGAAGCATGCAGTACGAAGAATTCCGAGAAGACATCCAAGATCTCCTGAATGTTCAAAATGGAGTGGACAAGCAACTTCGCGTGATCGAAAGAATGAGATGGGCGTATTTTCAATAG